The Tursiops truncatus isolate mTurTru1 chromosome Y, mTurTru1.mat.Y, whole genome shotgun sequence genome contains a region encoding:
- the LOC117307499 gene encoding E3 SUMO-protein ligase ZBED1-like, which yields MEGKSLEGAQTDLKLVAHPRAKSKVWRYFGFDTNAEGCILQWKKIYCRICMAQIAYSGNTSNLSYHLEKNHPDEFCEFVKSNTEQMREAFASAFSKLKPEAAQQNAQEPPAAKVAAAAAAAHGHEGRRQQELTAAVMGLICEGLYPASIVDEPTFKVLLKTAEPRYELPSRKFFCGKAIPERYGAVRDAVLKELAEAAWCGISTDLWRSESQNRTYVTLAAHFLGRAAPHGLFLGSRCLKTFEVPEDNAAETITRVLYEAFIEWGVSSKVFSATTDRGKDIAKACSLLDIAVQMPCLGHTFDAGIQQAFRLPKLGALLGRCRRLVEYFQQSTVAMYMLYEKQKQQNAAHCMLVSNRVCWWGSTLAMLQRLKEQQFAIAGVLLEDSNNHHLLLEAAEWATIEGLVDLLQPFKQVADMLSGSKYPTISMVKPLLHMLLNSTLNSKETDSKEISMAKEVIAKELAKTYQETPEIDMFLNVATFLDPRYKRLPFLSTFERQQVENRVVEEAKGLLDKAKDGAYRAPGDQLYAPPEEPPVKKPAPSATPPPASVIHDMLAEIFCPAAGVEDQDGWRAQVVEELSNFKSQKVLGLNEDPLRWWSDRLALFPLLPRVLQKYWSVAATRVCPERLFGSSANVVSAKRNRLAPAHVHEQIFLYENARGAAAELEDEDEGEWGLGHEQAFPLGDAGHAGYFGLRDGSFV from the coding sequence ATGGAGGGCAAGAGCCTGGAGGGCGCGCAGACCGACCTCAAGCTGGTGGCACATCCGCGCGCCAAGAGCAAAGTGTGGCGCTACTTCGGCTTCGACACGAACGCCGAGGGCTGCATCCTGCAGTGGAAGAAGATCTACTGCCGCATCTGCATGGCCCAGATCGCCTATTCGGGCAACACCTCCAATCTGTCCTACCACCTGGAGAAGAACCACCCCGATGAGTTCTGCGAGTTTGTCAAGAGCAACACGGAGCAGATGCGCGAGGCCTTCGCCAGCGCCTTCTCCAAGCTCAAGCCCGAGGCCGCGCAGCAGAACGCGCAGGAGCCGCCGGCCGCCaaggtggcggcggcggcggcggcggcgcacGGCCACGAGGGTCGCAGGCAGCAGGAACTGACGGCCGCCGTCATGGGCCTCATCTGCGAGGGGCTCTATCCCGCGTCCATCGTGGACGAGCCCACGTTCAAGGTGCTGCTGAAGACGGCCGAGCCGCGCTACGAGCTGCCCAGCCGCAAGTTCTTCTGCGGCAAGGCCATCCCCGAGCGCTACGGCGCCGTGCGCGACGCGGTCCTCAAGGAGCTGGCGGAGGCCGCGTGGTGCGGCATCTCCACCGACCTGTGGCGCAGCGAGAGCCAGAATCGGACCTACGTGACGCTGGCCGCGCACTTCCTGGGCCGCGCCGCCCCCCACGGCCTCTTCCTGGGCTCCCGCTGCCTCAAGACCTTCGAGGTGCCGGAGGACAACGCGGCCGAGACCATCACGCGCGTCCTGTACGAAGCCTTCATCGAGTGGGGCGTCAGCTCCAAGGTCTTCAGCGCCACCACGGACCGTGGCAAGGACATCGCCAAGGCCTGCTCGCTGCTGGACATCGCGGTGCAGATGCCCTGCCTGGGCCACACGTTCGACGCCGGCATCCAGCAGGCCTTCCGGCTGCCCAAGCTGGGCGCGCTGCTCGGCCGCTGCCGCAGGCTCGTGGAGTACTTCCAGCAGTCCACCGTGGCCATGTACATGCTGTACGAGAAGCAGAAGCAGCAGAACGCCGCCCACTGCATGCTGGTCAGCAACCGCGTGTGCTGGTGGGGCAGCACGCTGGCCATGCTGCAGCGCCTCAAGGAGCAGCAGTTCGCCATCGCCGGGGTCCTCCTGGAGGACAGCAACAACCACCACCTCCTGCTGGAGGCCGCCGAGTGGGCCACCATTGAGGGCCTGGTGGACCTGCTGCAGCCCTTCAAGCAGGTGGCCGACATGCTGTCCGGGTCCAAGTACCCCACCATCAGCATGGTGAAGCCCCTGCTGCACATGCTTCTCAACAGCACGCTCAACAGCAAGGAGACGGACTCCAAGGAGATCAGCATGGCCAAGGAGGTGATCGCCAAGGAGCTCGCCAAGACCTACCAGGAGACGCCCGAGATCGACATGTTCCTCAACGTGGCCACCTTCCTGGACCCGCGCTACAAGAGGCTGCCCTTCCTGTCCACCTTCGAGAGGCAGCAGGTGGAGAACAGGGTGGTGGAGGAGGCCAAGGGGCTCCTGGACAAGGCCAAGGACGGCGCCTACCGCGCGCCCGGGGACCAGCTGTACGCCCCGCCCGAGGAGCCCCCCGTGAAGAAGCCGGCGCCCTCGGCCACGCCGCCGCCCGCCAGCGTCATCCACGACATGCTGGCCGAGATCTTCTGCCCCGCGGCGGGCGTCGAGGACCAGGACGGCTGGCGCGCGCAGGTGGTGGAGGAGCTCAGCAACTTCAAGTCGCAGAAGGTGCTGGGGCTCAACGAGGACCCCCTCAGGTGGTGGTCCGACCGCTTGGCGCTCTTCCCGCTGCTGCCCAGGGTGCTGCAGAAGTACTGGTCCGTGGCTGCCACGCGCGTCTGCCCCGAGCGCCTCTTCGGCTCCTCGGCCAACGTCGTCAGCGCCAAGCGGAACCGCCTGGCCCCCGCGCACGTGCACGAGCAGATCTTCCTGTACGAGAATGCGCGCGGCGCCGCGGCCGAGCTGGAGGATGAGGACGAGGGCGAGTGGGGCCTGGGCCACGAGCAGGCGTTCCCTCTGGGCGACGCCGGCCACGCCGGCTACTTCGGCCTCAGGGACGGCAGCTTCGTGTAG